From one Streptomyces spiramyceticus genomic stretch:
- a CDS encoding endonuclease/exonuclease/phosphatase family protein, producing the protein MRVLTWNLWWRFGPWEARQKAILAVLREQRADVIGLQEVWARGNDNQAAWLAGELGMHWAWTPYYLPERWQKRIGDSSVDVGLAVLSRWPVVARHSVRLPVAGGRDDGRVAMHARIDSPAGPVPFFTTHLNSAVHDSGMRCAQVRSLVHFVFEHRGNGHFPAVVAGDFNAWPDSDEIRLLGGYRTSPPVPGQSFIDAWEYADPAAPSATWDNTNAYIAGTCQPSVRIDYIHVGWRGPEGQGGVRSAHRAGHGAVDGVWPSDHAAVVADLAD; encoded by the coding sequence ATGCGCGTACTGACGTGGAACCTGTGGTGGAGGTTCGGACCGTGGGAAGCCCGGCAGAAAGCGATTCTCGCAGTCTTGCGTGAGCAGCGGGCCGATGTGATCGGGCTCCAGGAGGTGTGGGCGCGCGGCAACGATAACCAGGCCGCGTGGCTCGCCGGGGAACTCGGCATGCACTGGGCCTGGACCCCGTACTACCTGCCCGAGCGGTGGCAGAAGCGCATCGGCGACAGCTCGGTCGACGTCGGCCTCGCCGTCCTGAGCAGATGGCCGGTCGTCGCCCGGCACTCGGTACGGCTGCCCGTCGCCGGCGGCAGGGACGACGGGCGGGTGGCGATGCACGCCAGGATCGACTCCCCCGCCGGTCCTGTGCCCTTCTTCACCACCCACCTGAACTCCGCCGTGCACGATTCGGGGATGCGCTGCGCCCAGGTCAGGAGCCTGGTCCACTTCGTCTTCGAACACCGCGGCAACGGTCATTTCCCGGCGGTCGTCGCCGGCGACTTCAACGCGTGGCCCGACTCGGACGAGATCCGGCTGCTGGGCGGCTACCGGACCTCCCCGCCCGTCCCCGGCCAGTCCTTCATCGACGCCTGGGAGTACGCCGACCCGGCCGCGCCCTCCGCGACCTGGGACAACACCAACGCGTACATCGCGGGCACCTGCCAGCCGAGCGTACGGATCGACTACATCCACGTCGGCTGGCGCGGCCCCGAGGGGCAGGGCGGCGTCCGCTCGGCCCACCGCGCGGGGCACGGCGCCGTCGACGGTGTGTGGCCTTCCGATCATGCGGCTGTGGTCGCGGACCTCGCGGATTAG
- a CDS encoding cytosine permease, translated as MPIEQRGVDTIPDEERTSGPRDLVSILLGSNLCLGVIVFGWLPPSFGLGLWPSVTSIVVGTLVGILVTAPLALISLRTATNLSTSSGAQFGVRGRLVGSVVGLLLSLGYTALTLWIGGDVMVGTLSRLVGLPNSGASRAVMYTLLAVCTVVAAVYGYRLLLRLSKVLSIGMIALLALGVLAYAGDFTTAAPPDTPYLLGSFWSTWLLAAVAAGLSGPVAFITLLGDYTRYISPRRHTSRKVFWATCLGLLLGLLVPQLFGTYTALAARAGLDYAGPLVDAAPFWYLAPLLLAASAGSVGNAGLMLYSMGLDLDAILPKTTRTRATVIVAVVATVFVFLGSFAWDAQSAMTSFVLLLTAIGTPWAVISLIGYVRCGGQYDPEALQVFNNRARGGIYWYRAGWNVSATVSWALGAAVGLAAVSTTLYEGPLLALTGGVDCSFILSGLVGGIAYAALTVKGRADARTDVEPVVEVRTVGSPAESDSRSLA; from the coding sequence ATGCCGATAGAACAGCGCGGTGTCGACACCATCCCCGACGAGGAGCGCACCAGCGGTCCGCGCGACCTCGTCTCCATCCTTCTCGGCTCCAACCTCTGCCTCGGCGTGATCGTCTTCGGCTGGCTGCCGCCGTCCTTCGGGCTCGGCCTGTGGCCCTCGGTGACCTCGATCGTCGTCGGCACGCTGGTCGGCATCCTGGTCACCGCGCCGCTCGCGCTGATCTCCCTGCGCACGGCGACCAACCTCTCCACCTCCAGCGGCGCCCAGTTCGGCGTACGCGGCCGGCTCGTCGGCTCGGTCGTCGGCCTGCTGCTCTCGCTCGGGTACACCGCGCTGACGCTGTGGATCGGCGGCGACGTCATGGTCGGCACGCTGTCCCGGCTGGTCGGGCTGCCCAACAGCGGCGCCTCGCGCGCCGTGATGTACACGCTGCTCGCCGTCTGTACGGTCGTCGCCGCGGTCTACGGCTACCGGCTGCTGCTCCGGCTCAGCAAGGTCCTGTCCATCGGCATGATCGCCCTGCTGGCCCTCGGCGTCCTCGCCTACGCGGGCGACTTCACCACGGCCGCACCCCCGGACACCCCGTACCTGCTCGGCTCCTTCTGGTCCACCTGGCTCCTGGCGGCCGTCGCCGCCGGACTGAGCGGCCCGGTCGCCTTCATCACCCTCCTCGGTGACTACACGCGCTACATCTCGCCGCGCCGCCACACCTCCCGCAAGGTGTTCTGGGCCACCTGCCTGGGCCTGCTCCTCGGCCTGCTGGTGCCGCAGCTGTTCGGCACGTACACCGCTCTCGCCGCCCGTGCGGGACTGGACTACGCCGGACCGCTCGTCGACGCCGCGCCCTTCTGGTACCTGGCGCCGCTGCTCCTGGCGGCCTCGGCCGGGTCGGTCGGAAACGCCGGTCTGATGCTGTACTCGATGGGCCTCGACCTGGACGCGATCCTGCCGAAGACCACCCGCACACGGGCCACCGTGATCGTCGCGGTCGTCGCGACCGTCTTCGTCTTCCTCGGCTCCTTCGCCTGGGACGCCCAGTCCGCCATGACGTCCTTCGTCCTTCTGCTGACGGCGATCGGCACCCCGTGGGCAGTGATCTCACTGATCGGGTACGTGCGCTGCGGCGGCCAGTACGACCCCGAAGCCCTTCAGGTCTTCAACAACCGCGCCAGGGGCGGTATCTACTGGTACCGGGCAGGCTGGAATGTAAGCGCCACGGTCTCCTGGGCACTGGGCGCGGCGGTCGGCCTCGCGGCGGTCTCGACCACCCTCTACGAGGGCCCGCTGCTCGCCCTGACCGGCGGCGTGGACTGTAGCTTCATCCTCTCGGGGCTCGTGGGCGGCATCGCGTACGCCGCACTGACGGTGAAGGGGCGAGCTGATGCGCGTACTGACGTGGAACCTGTGGTGGAGGTTCGGACCGTGGGAAGCCCGGCAGAAAGCGATTCTCGCAGTCTTGCGTGA
- the ureA gene encoding urease subunit gamma → MRLTPTERDRLLLFGAAELARARRARGLRLNVPEATALIADTVCEAARDGRRLAEAIEAARSVLGPDDVLPGVADVVTEVHVEAVFDDGSRLAVVSSPIGGGAQGDDAPGAVLPGPADAEPEPAVRLTVRNTATVPVSVTSHFHFFEANPRLDFDRRAAYGMRLCVPAGSSVRFDAGGEAEVGLVPIGGDRIAIGFAGLVDGALDAPGAKEEALRRAAACGYLGAER, encoded by the coding sequence GTGCGACTGACCCCGACGGAACGCGACCGGCTGCTGCTGTTCGGAGCGGCCGAGCTGGCGCGTGCGCGCCGGGCCCGCGGACTGCGGCTCAATGTGCCCGAGGCAACCGCGCTGATCGCGGACACGGTGTGCGAGGCGGCTCGCGACGGCCGACGGCTCGCGGAGGCGATCGAGGCGGCACGCTCCGTGCTCGGCCCCGACGACGTGCTGCCCGGCGTGGCGGATGTGGTGACCGAGGTGCATGTGGAGGCCGTGTTCGACGACGGCTCCCGGCTCGCGGTCGTGTCGTCCCCGATCGGCGGCGGCGCGCAGGGCGACGACGCCCCCGGCGCCGTACTGCCCGGTCCCGCGGACGCGGAGCCGGAGCCCGCGGTGCGGCTGACCGTACGCAACACCGCGACCGTGCCGGTCAGCGTCACCTCGCACTTCCACTTCTTCGAGGCCAATCCGCGCCTCGACTTCGACCGCCGGGCGGCGTACGGCATGCGGCTGTGCGTACCGGCCGGGTCCTCCGTCCGCTTCGACGCGGGAGGCGAGGCCGAGGTCGGCCTCGTCCCGATCGGCGGCGACCGGATCGCGATCGGCTTCGCGGGTCTGGTCGACGGCGCGCTGGACGCGCCCGGCGCGAAGGAAGAAGCCCTGCGCAGAGCCGCCGCCTGCGGCTATCTGGGAGCTGAGCGATGA
- a CDS encoding urease subunit alpha, with protein sequence MSIDPHEYAAVHGPRAGDRVRLGDSGLTVRVESDAQKPGDEFLAGFGKTARDGLHLKAAAVRETCDVVISNVLVIDVAQGIRKVSIGIREGRIHAIGRAGNPDTLDGVDVVVGTGTSIVSGEGLIATAGSVDTHVHLLSPRIMEASLASGVTTIIGQEFGPVWGVGVNSPWALRHAFGAFDAWPVNIGFLARGSSSDGAPLVEALAEGGASGFKVHEDMGAHTRALDTALRVAEEHDVQVALHSDGLNECLSVEDTLSVLEGRTIHAFHIEGCGGGHVPNVLKMAGVRNVIGSSTNPTLPFGRDAVAEHYGMIVSVHDLKTDLPGDAAMARDRIRAGTMGGEDVLHDLGAIGITSSDAQGMGRAGETVRRTFQMAGKMKAELGPMEGDGPDDDNARVLRYMAKLTINPAIAHGLAHEIGSIEVGKMADIVLWRPQYFGAKPQMVLKSGFPAYGVTGDPNAATDTCEPLVLGPLFGAYGATPADISVAFVAQAALDQGNDLMPTRRRRVAVRGTRGIGPADLRLNSRIGQVGVDGHSGLVTLDGEPLRSEPAESVSLNRLYFL encoded by the coding sequence ATGAGCATCGATCCGCATGAGTACGCCGCCGTGCACGGCCCCCGCGCCGGGGACCGGGTCAGGCTCGGGGACTCCGGACTGACCGTCCGCGTCGAATCCGACGCGCAGAAGCCCGGCGACGAGTTCCTCGCCGGCTTCGGCAAGACCGCACGCGACGGCCTGCACCTGAAGGCCGCCGCCGTCCGCGAGACCTGCGACGTCGTCATCAGCAATGTGCTGGTCATCGACGTGGCGCAGGGCATCCGCAAGGTGTCGATCGGCATCAGGGAAGGCCGGATCCACGCCATAGGGCGGGCAGGCAACCCGGACACCCTCGACGGCGTCGACGTCGTCGTCGGCACCGGTACGTCGATCGTGTCCGGCGAGGGCCTGATCGCCACCGCGGGCTCGGTGGACACGCACGTCCACCTGCTCTCGCCCCGCATCATGGAGGCCTCGCTGGCCTCCGGCGTGACGACGATCATCGGCCAGGAATTCGGCCCCGTCTGGGGCGTCGGCGTCAATTCGCCGTGGGCCCTGCGCCACGCCTTCGGCGCCTTCGACGCCTGGCCGGTCAACATCGGCTTCCTGGCGCGCGGCTCGTCCTCCGACGGCGCACCGCTCGTCGAGGCGCTTGCCGAGGGCGGCGCGTCCGGCTTCAAGGTGCACGAGGACATGGGCGCGCACACCCGGGCCCTGGACACGGCGCTGCGCGTCGCCGAGGAGCACGACGTACAGGTCGCGCTGCACAGCGACGGACTGAACGAGTGCCTGTCGGTCGAGGACACCCTCTCCGTCCTCGAAGGCCGTACGATCCACGCCTTCCACATCGAGGGCTGCGGCGGCGGTCACGTCCCCAACGTCCTCAAGATGGCGGGCGTCCGCAACGTCATCGGCTCCTCCACCAACCCCACCCTTCCCTTCGGGCGGGACGCGGTCGCCGAGCACTACGGGATGATCGTCTCCGTACACGACCTCAAGACCGACCTGCCCGGCGACGCCGCCATGGCGCGCGACCGCATCCGCGCCGGGACGATGGGCGGCGAGGACGTCCTCCACGACCTGGGCGCGATCGGCATCACGTCCTCGGACGCCCAGGGGATGGGGCGCGCGGGCGAGACCGTGCGCCGTACGTTCCAGATGGCCGGGAAGATGAAGGCCGAGCTCGGCCCGATGGAGGGCGACGGCCCGGACGACGACAACGCGCGCGTCCTGCGGTACATGGCCAAGCTCACCATCAACCCCGCCATCGCCCACGGTCTCGCCCACGAGATCGGTTCGATCGAGGTCGGCAAGATGGCCGACATCGTGCTGTGGCGGCCGCAGTACTTCGGCGCGAAGCCGCAGATGGTGCTGAAGTCCGGCTTCCCGGCGTACGGCGTCACGGGCGACCCCAACGCCGCGACCGACACCTGCGAACCGCTGGTCCTCGGACCGCTGTTCGGGGCGTACGGCGCGACCCCCGCCGACATCTCGGTGGCCTTCGTCGCACAGGCCGCCCTCGACCAGGGCAACGACCTGATGCCCACCCGCCGTCGCCGCGTCGCCGTACGCGGCACCCGCGGCATCGGCCCGGCCGACCTCCGCCTCAACTCCCGTATCGGGCAGGTCGGAGTCGACGGGCACAGCGGACTCGTCACGCTCGACGGCGAGCCGCTCCGCTCCGAACCCGCCGAATCCGTCTCCCTCAACCGTCTCTACTTCCTGTAA
- a CDS encoding agmatine deiminase family protein, translating into MAFRMPAEWAPHERTWMAWPGPNVTFSNEEELAASREAWAGVARAVRRYEPVTVVCGPGQSAGARELLGPDIELVERELDDAWMRDIGPTFVTDENGQLAAVDWVFNGWGAQDWATWEHDAKIAGMVADLVGVPTLSSTLVNEGGGIHVDGEGTVLLTETVQLGPERNPEWTREQVEAEIHAKLGTTKAIWLPRGLTSDYPPHGFGTLGHVDIVAAFAAPGVVLAHTQPDPSHPDHEPCKEIVALLRSQTDAKGRPLKVIEVPAPTKVQVDGDWVDYSYINHYLCNGGVVLCAFDDPRDEEAAEIFRGLFPDRTVTLVDAREIFAGGGGIHCITQQQPAVRS; encoded by the coding sequence ATGGCTTTCCGTATGCCCGCCGAGTGGGCCCCGCACGAGCGCACCTGGATGGCGTGGCCCGGCCCCAACGTCACGTTCTCGAACGAGGAGGAGCTCGCCGCCTCCCGCGAGGCGTGGGCGGGCGTCGCTCGCGCCGTACGCCGCTACGAGCCGGTCACCGTGGTCTGCGGGCCCGGCCAGTCGGCCGGGGCCCGCGAGCTGCTCGGCCCGGACATCGAGCTCGTCGAGCGTGAGCTGGACGACGCCTGGATGCGCGACATCGGCCCGACCTTCGTCACCGACGAGAACGGTCAGCTGGCCGCTGTGGACTGGGTGTTCAACGGCTGGGGCGCGCAGGACTGGGCGACCTGGGAGCACGACGCGAAGATCGCGGGCATGGTCGCCGATCTGGTGGGCGTACCGACGCTCAGCTCGACCCTCGTCAATGAGGGCGGCGGCATCCACGTCGACGGCGAAGGCACGGTCCTGCTCACCGAGACCGTCCAGCTCGGCCCCGAGCGCAACCCCGAGTGGACGCGCGAGCAGGTCGAGGCGGAGATCCACGCCAAGCTCGGCACGACCAAGGCCATCTGGCTGCCGCGCGGCCTGACCAGCGACTACCCGCCGCACGGCTTCGGCACCCTCGGCCACGTCGACATCGTCGCCGCGTTCGCCGCGCCCGGTGTGGTCCTCGCCCACACCCAGCCCGACCCGTCCCACCCCGACCACGAGCCGTGCAAGGAGATCGTCGCGCTGCTCCGCTCCCAGACGGACGCCAAGGGGCGCCCGCTCAAGGTCATCGAGGTGCCGGCGCCGACGAAGGTGCAGGTGGACGGGGACTGGGTCGACTACTCGTACATCAACCACTACCTCTGCAACGGCGGCGTCGTGCTGTGTGCCTTCGACGACCCGCGCGACGAGGAAGCCGCCGAGATCTTCCGCGGCCTCTTCCCGGACCGTACGGTCACGCTGGTCGACGCCCGCGAGATCTTCGCAGGCGGGGGCGGTATCCACTGCATAACGCAGCAGCAGCCCGCCGTACGCAGCTGA
- a CDS encoding TetR/AcrR family transcriptional regulator has protein sequence MTGPAAKPPSRRRNAAPPRETVLAAAMASIAERGLERLTMAGLGREVGMSSGHLLYYFHSKEELLLQTLEWSEEQLGVERRAALARQVPVRERLDAYVDLYVPAGPRDPHWALWLELWNRSHAVDEDTRARLLDIELSWHRDLVALLVEGASRGELRAVDADRFATRIRALLDGFSTHVAMALPGSERSQVLAHIGEFLDETLP, from the coding sequence ATGACCGGGCCCGCCGCCAAACCGCCGTCCCGTCGGCGCAACGCCGCCCCGCCCCGCGAGACCGTGCTCGCCGCCGCCATGGCGAGCATCGCCGAGCGCGGGCTGGAGCGGCTGACCATGGCCGGGCTCGGCCGTGAGGTCGGCATGAGCAGCGGGCACCTCCTGTACTACTTCCACAGCAAGGAGGAGCTGCTTCTCCAGACGCTGGAATGGAGCGAGGAGCAGCTCGGCGTGGAGCGCAGGGCCGCGCTGGCCCGCCAGGTCCCGGTGCGCGAGCGCCTCGACGCGTACGTCGACCTGTACGTCCCGGCGGGGCCCCGCGACCCGCACTGGGCGCTGTGGCTCGAACTCTGGAACCGCTCGCACGCCGTCGACGAGGACACCCGCGCCCGCCTCCTCGACATCGAGCTCTCCTGGCACCGCGACCTGGTGGCCCTGCTCGTCGAGGGCGCGTCGCGCGGCGAGCTGCGCGCGGTCGACGCCGACCGGTTCGCGACGCGGATACGGGCCCTGCTCGACGGCTTCAGCACGCATGTGGCGATGGCGCTGCCGGGGTCGGAGCGGTCCCAGGTCCTCGCTCACATCGGCGAGTTCCTCGACGAAACGCTGCCCTGA
- the cimA gene encoding citramalate synthase produces the protein MTTSGPDDSFHVFDTTLRDGAQREGINLTVADKLTIARHLDDFGVGFIEGGWPGANPRDTEFFARAQREITFQHAQLVAFGATRRPGAKAEDDPQVGALLASGAPVITLVAKSHDRHVELALRTTLDENIAMVRDTVSYLCAQGRRVFVDCEHFFDGYRANPEYAKSVVRAASEAGAGVVILCDTNGGMLPAQIQAVVATVLADTGARLGIHAQDDTGCAVANTLAAVDAGATHVQCTANGYGERVGNANLFPVVAALELKYGKQVLPPGALAEMTRISHAIAEVVNLAPSTHQPYVGVSAFAHKAGLHASAIKVDPDLYQHIDPGLVGNRIRMLVSDMAGRASIELKGKELGVDLGGDRELIGRVVDRVKERELKGYTYEAADASFELLLREEAEGRARTYFRTESWRAIVEDRPDGTHANEATVKLWAKGERIVATAEGNGPVNALDRAMRVGLEKIYPQLAKLELIDYKVRILEGRHGTESTTRVLITTGDGTAEWATVGVADNVIAASWQALEDAYTYGLLRAGVEPAE, from the coding sequence ATGACCACTTCAGGCCCCGACGACAGTTTTCACGTCTTCGACACCACGCTGCGCGACGGTGCGCAGCGCGAAGGCATCAATCTGACGGTCGCCGACAAGTTGACCATCGCCCGGCACCTGGACGACTTCGGCGTGGGCTTCATCGAGGGCGGCTGGCCGGGCGCCAACCCGCGCGACACCGAGTTCTTCGCCCGCGCGCAGAGAGAGATCACCTTCCAGCACGCCCAGCTCGTCGCCTTCGGCGCCACCCGCCGCCCGGGCGCCAAGGCCGAGGACGACCCGCAGGTCGGGGCCCTGCTCGCATCCGGCGCACCGGTCATCACCCTGGTCGCCAAGTCCCACGACCGCCACGTCGAACTCGCCCTGCGCACCACCCTGGACGAGAACATCGCGATGGTGCGCGACACGGTCTCCTACCTGTGCGCCCAGGGCCGCCGCGTCTTCGTCGACTGCGAGCACTTCTTCGACGGCTACCGCGCCAACCCCGAGTACGCCAAGTCGGTTGTACGAGCCGCCTCGGAGGCCGGCGCCGGCGTCGTCATCCTCTGCGACACCAATGGCGGCATGCTCCCCGCCCAGATCCAGGCCGTCGTCGCCACCGTCCTCGCCGACACCGGCGCCCGCCTCGGCATCCACGCCCAGGACGACACCGGCTGCGCCGTCGCCAACACCCTTGCCGCCGTCGACGCGGGCGCCACCCACGTCCAGTGCACGGCCAACGGCTACGGCGAGCGTGTCGGCAACGCCAACCTCTTCCCCGTCGTCGCCGCCCTTGAACTCAAGTACGGCAAGCAGGTGCTTCCCCCGGGTGCGCTCGCCGAGATGACCCGCATCTCGCACGCCATCGCCGAGGTCGTCAACCTGGCGCCCTCCACCCACCAGCCGTACGTCGGCGTCTCCGCCTTCGCGCACAAGGCGGGCCTGCACGCCTCCGCGATCAAGGTCGACCCCGACCTCTACCAGCACATCGACCCGGGCCTGGTCGGCAACCGCATCCGGATGCTGGTCTCCGACATGGCGGGCCGCGCCTCCATCGAGCTCAAGGGCAAGGAGCTCGGCGTCGACCTGGGCGGCGACCGCGAGCTGATCGGCCGCGTCGTCGACCGCGTCAAGGAACGCGAGCTCAAGGGCTACACGTACGAAGCGGCCGACGCCTCCTTCGAGCTCCTCCTGCGCGAGGAGGCCGAGGGCCGCGCCCGTACCTACTTCCGTACGGAATCCTGGCGCGCGATCGTCGAGGACCGCCCCGACGGCACCCACGCCAACGAGGCCACCGTGAAGCTGTGGGCCAAGGGCGAGCGCATCGTCGCCACTGCGGAGGGCAACGGCCCGGTCAACGCCCTGGACCGGGCCATGCGCGTCGGCCTGGAGAAGATCTACCCGCAGCTCGCCAAGCTGGAGCTGATCGACTACAAGGTCCGCATCCTGGAGGGCCGCCACGGCACCGAGTCGACCACCCGCGTGCTGATCACGACGGGCGACGGCACCGCCGAATGGGCCACGGTCGGCGTCGCCGACAACGTCATCGCCGCCTCCTGGCAGGCCCTGGAGGACGCGTACACGTACGGGCTGCTGCGCGCCGGGGTCGAGCCCGCGGAGTAA
- a CDS encoding YceI family protein, translated as MALFKNTTAPAATATLEVDPALAALTGDYTIDPAHSSIGFTVRHAMVTNVRGTFADHEGTLSLDGSDPSRSAAAIDVKIASIDTGMSDRDGHLRSADFFDAEQFPLMTFRSTTAEQLGGDAYRITGDLTIKDVTRPLSIDLDFNGSATDVYGNERVGFEGTAEILRSDWGLTWNAALETGGVMVSDKVRLNFDISAIKAAGPQA; from the coding sequence ATGGCTCTGTTCAAGAACACCACCGCCCCGGCCGCGACCGCGACCCTCGAGGTGGACCCGGCCCTGGCCGCCCTGACCGGCGACTACACCATCGACCCGGCGCACAGCAGCATCGGCTTCACGGTCCGCCACGCCATGGTCACCAATGTCCGCGGCACCTTCGCCGACCACGAGGGCACGCTGAGCCTCGACGGCTCCGACCCCTCCCGCTCGGCCGCCGCGATCGACGTCAAGATCGCCAGCATCGACACCGGGATGAGCGACCGCGACGGCCACCTGCGCAGCGCCGACTTCTTCGACGCCGAGCAGTTCCCGCTGATGACGTTCCGCTCGACGACCGCGGAGCAGCTCGGCGGCGACGCGTACCGGATCACCGGCGACCTGACGATCAAGGACGTCACACGCCCGCTCTCCATCGACCTGGACTTCAACGGCTCCGCCACCGACGTGTACGGCAATGAGCGCGTCGGCTTCGAGGGCACCGCCGAGATCCTGCGCTCCGACTGGGGCCTGACCTGGAACGCGGCGCTGGAGACCGGCGGCGTGATGGTCAGCGACAAGGTCAGGCTGAACTTCGACATCTCCGCCATCAAGGCAGCAGGCCCGCAGGCGTGA
- a CDS encoding transglycosylase domain-containing protein, giving the protein MSRPPTRTPARKRRIDYPRRGRNGWRRWVPSWRQVVGTVLGGFGVLAALFTVVYLSVDIPDENDEARKQATVYYWADGSQMVSTGAVNRQNITLAEIPDSVERAVIAAENDSFYTDSGVSATGIARAAASVLGGGQTQGGSTITQQYVKNTYLSQEQTAERKFKEFFISLKLSNSKTKPEILQGYLNTSWFGRGAYGIQAAAQAYYGIPAKELDAGQAAMLASLLKGAEEYDPAGGNGNHERAVARWKWILDRQVKTGAMTKEVRDGYRTFPEPRKVSKPTSLGGQTGYLVDIANKYIKKRSGLTDKDLARGDYRIHTTFEKDKVRRLEQAVRQVRERDLDPDKRPQDRHVQVGAASVRPEDGAVIAVYGGADAIRHFANNADTAGVPAGSAFKPFVLAAALQHGTAAGEEITLDSSYDSLGRLVAGGPMSVVPAPPGTSPDQSPDHRWIMPTTLRESLIESGNAAFVQLGRDVGLTKVKDLAVASGLREESMAPLEQTFPLGTSTPSAVRLADAYTTFSNDGTRAEPYSVTKVLRNGEALAGFDKPQVQRVMDADVARDVNDTLRTVGWLAMDPAAGKAEARSLDDLSAGSTGKGDRMKSAWFIGHADGLTTAVTHVPYEARHASAAADAGCRRTRVRARQRLPAPDLDRLHHCAVVTSGTGRGSGTDGQREAPGVAVVCRSRHVRPAAGPETRVRVRRTPCPPAVAAFAHPGRPLEGVGR; this is encoded by the coding sequence ATGAGCCGACCCCCCACCCGCACCCCCGCCCGCAAGCGCCGCATCGACTACCCCAGGCGGGGGAGAAACGGCTGGCGTCGCTGGGTGCCGTCCTGGCGGCAGGTGGTGGGTACGGTCCTGGGCGGTTTCGGCGTACTGGCGGCCCTGTTCACCGTCGTCTACCTCAGCGTGGACATCCCCGACGAGAACGACGAAGCGAGGAAGCAGGCCACCGTCTACTACTGGGCCGACGGCAGCCAGATGGTGAGCACGGGCGCCGTCAACCGGCAGAACATCACGCTCGCCGAGATACCCGACTCCGTGGAGCGCGCCGTCATCGCGGCCGAGAACGACAGCTTCTACACGGACTCCGGCGTCTCGGCGACCGGCATCGCCCGCGCGGCCGCCAGTGTGCTCGGCGGCGGACAGACCCAGGGTGGCTCCACCATCACCCAGCAGTACGTGAAAAACACGTACCTCAGCCAGGAGCAGACCGCCGAGCGGAAGTTCAAGGAATTCTTCATCTCGCTGAAGCTGAGCAACAGCAAGACCAAGCCGGAAATCCTGCAGGGCTATCTCAACACCAGCTGGTTCGGGCGCGGTGCGTACGGAATCCAGGCCGCGGCCCAGGCGTACTACGGGATTCCCGCCAAGGAGCTCGACGCCGGCCAGGCGGCCATGCTCGCCTCCCTGCTCAAGGGCGCCGAGGAATACGATCCGGCGGGCGGAAACGGCAATCACGAACGGGCCGTCGCGCGCTGGAAGTGGATTCTCGACCGGCAGGTGAAGACCGGCGCGATGACGAAGGAAGTACGCGACGGATACCGCACGTTCCCCGAGCCCCGGAAGGTGTCCAAGCCGACCAGCCTCGGCGGACAGACCGGCTATCTCGTAGACATCGCCAACAAATACATCAAGAAGCGCTCCGGCCTCACCGACAAGGACCTCGCCCGCGGCGACTACCGCATCCACACCACCTTCGAGAAGGACAAGGTGCGCCGTCTGGAGCAGGCGGTGCGGCAGGTGCGCGAGCGCGACCTCGACCCCGACAAGCGGCCGCAGGACCGGCACGTCCAGGTCGGCGCCGCGTCCGTACGGCCCGAGGACGGGGCCGTGATCGCGGTGTACGGCGGAGCCGACGCGATCCGCCACTTCGCCAACAACGCCGATACGGCGGGAGTCCCGGCAGGTTCCGCCTTCAAGCCCTTCGTGCTGGCCGCGGCCCTCCAGCACGGCACTGCCGCCGGCGAGGAGATCACCCTGGACAGCTCGTACGACAGCCTGGGCCGGCTCGTCGCGGGCGGCCCGATGTCGGTCGTCCCCGCCCCGCCGGGAACATCGCCCGACCAATCGCCCGACCACCGGTGGATCATGCCCACGACCCTGCGCGAGTCCCTGATCGAGTCCGGCAACGCCGCCTTCGTCCAGCTCGGCAGGGACGTCGGCCTGACGAAGGTCAAGGACCTGGCGGTCGCGTCGGGCCTCCGCGAGGAGAGCATGGCGCCTCTGGAGCAGACCTTCCCCCTCGGTACGTCCACTCCCAGCGCGGTCAGGCTGGCGGACGCGTACACGACCTTCAGCAATGACGGGACCCGCGCCGAGCCCTACTCGGTGACCAAGGTGCTGCGCAACGGCGAGGCGCTAGCCGGTTTCGACAAGCCCCAGGTGCAGCGCGTCATGGACGCCGACGTCGCGCGCGACGTCAATGACACGCTGCGCACGGTCGGCTGGCTGGCCATGGACCCTGCGGCGGGCAAGGCCGAGGCCCGTTCGCTGGACGACCTCTCTGCGGGCAGCACCGGCAAGGGCGACCGGATGAAGTCGGCCTGGTTCATCGGCCACGCCGACGGGCTGACGACCGCCGTCACCCATGTTCCGTACGAAGCCCGACACGCCTCAGCTGCTGCCGATGCAGGGTGTCGGCGGACCCGGGTCCGAGCGCGGCAACGTCTTCCCGCCCCGGATCTGGACCGCCTACACCACTGCGCAGTAGTTACGAGCGGTACCGGTCGCGGGTCAGGAACCGACGGTCAGCGTGAAGCGCCGGGGGTTGCCGTCGTGTGCCGCTCCCGACACGTCCGGCCGGCTG